In a single window of the Gossypium hirsutum isolate 1008001.06 chromosome A13, Gossypium_hirsutum_v2.1, whole genome shotgun sequence genome:
- the LOC107886195 gene encoding ras-related protein RABE1c, giving the protein MAAPPARARADYDYLIKLLLIGDSGVGKSCLLLRFSDGSFTTSFITTIGIDFKIRTIELDGKRVKLQIWDTAGQERFRTITTAYYRGAMGILLVYDVTDESSFNNIRNWIRNIEQHASDNVNKILVGNKADMDESKRAVPTSKGQALADEYGIKFFETSAKTNLNVEEVFFSIATDIKQRLTESDNKAEPTGLKINKQDSAAASQAAQKSGCCG; this is encoded by the exons ATGGCTGCACCACCGGCAAGAGCTCGGGCTGATTATGATTACCTTATTAAGCTTCTTTTGATTGGTGATAGTG GTGTGGGGAAGAGTTGTCTGCTTTTACGTTTTTCTGATGGTTCCTTTACTACTAGTTTCATAACAACTATCGG CATTGATTTTAAGATAAGAACCATTGAGCTTGATGGTAAGCGGGTCAAATTGCAAATCTGGGATACAGCTGGTCAAGAGCGATTTCGAACTATTACAACAG CTTACTACCGTGGAGCCATGGGGATTTTGCTGGTTTATGATGTTACTGATGAGTCATCTTTCAACA ATATTCGGAATTGGATTCGCAATATTGAACAACATGCTTCAGACAATGTCAACAAGATACTGGTTGGAAACAAGGCTGACATGGATGAGAGCAAAAGG GCTGTGCCGACCTCCAAGGGTCAAGCCCTCGCTGATGAGTATGGTATCAAGTTCTTCGAAACT AGTGCAAAGACGAATTTGAATGTGGAGGAGGTTTTCTTTTCAATAGCCACCGACATTAAGCAAAGGCTTACAGAGTCTGATAACAAGGCTGAG CCTACTGGACTCAAAATTAATAAGCAAGACTCAGCAGCAGCTAGTCAAGCTGCTCAAAAGTCGGGTTGCTGTGGATAA
- the LOC121202940 gene encoding uncharacterized protein isoform X2, with translation MQKGFWMPRDDACLTDGDMNYDNSSRSEPKRGHDWFTDAAAPDLFSNKKQAIESVDNRPVSGIADINVSPWHTGSFQSVSGQFSDRLFGSEPMQTVNLVDRNISSIDSGNMNMGRKDFEDQYVNSSSMGLSISQTGEDASCLNFGGIRKVKVNQVKDSTNGMPASMGQPYSRGVNGLVSMSTAYSTSCNNAISLDLPYGSGDENTISMGPTFTKEDGNFIAMGHTFNKRAGDFISMGHNYNKGNESILSVGLPFDKEDGNFISMGQSYGKGDANLTSLSPSYGKGQGNFISSAYGQPNANLISMVPSFDKEDDNIPMQPSYHKAGCNITAMAPTQDKGESSILSMHQNYNKGESNTISFGSFNDEPETNPSGNIISGYDLLMNNQSSVQASEVPSQVELIESNPASNVNTAPKNISRTDTNPKQKESKTAKKVSSNNFPSNVKSLLSTGMLDGVVVKYVSWSREKSLKGYIQGTGYMCGCKDCNFKKALNAYEFEHHANCKTKHPNNHIYFENGKTIYAVVQELKNTPQERLFDVIQNVTGSQINQKNFRIWKASYQAATRELQRIYGKDNAVVSS, from the exons ATG CAAAAAGGTTTTTGGATGCCAAGAGATGATGCATGTCTAACTGATGGAGACATGAATTATGATAATTCTTCAAGATCTGAACCAAAGCGTGGTCATGACTGGTTTACCGATGCTGCTGCACCAGATTTGTTCAGCAACAAGAAGCAAGCTATAGAATCAGTTGACAACCGGCCAGTTTCAGGAATTGCAGACATCAATGTTTCTCCTTGGCACACTGGTTCCTTTCAGTCAGTTTCTGGCCAATTCAGTGACCGCCTATTTGGATCTGAGCCTATGCAAACTGTCAACCTAGTTGATAGGAACATTTCTTCTATTGATAGTGGAAACATGAATATGGGAAGAAAGGATTTTGAGGATCAATATGTTAATAGCTCATCAATGGGTTTGTCTATATCTCAAACCGGTGAAGATGCCTCGTGTCTCAATTTTGGAGGAATAAGGAAAGTTAAAGTTAACCAAGTTAAGGATTCCACCAATGGCATGCCAGCATCCATGGGACAGCCATATAGTAGAGGTGTTAATGGCTTGGTTTCAATGTCTACTGCTTACAGTACAAGTTGTAACAATGCTATATCGCTGGACCTTCCTTATGGTAGCGGAGATGAAAATACCATCTCAATGGGCCCCACATTTACAAAGGAAGATGGCAATTTTATTGCAATGGGGCACACCTTTAACAAGAGAGCTGGTGACTTCATATCAATGGGCCACAATTACAACAAGGGAAATGAGAGTATCTTGTCAGTAGGTCTGCCTTTCGACAAGGAAGATGGCAATTTTATTTCAATGGGTCAGTCATATGGCAAGGGAGATGCCAATTTAACTTCATTGAGCCCTTCCTATGGTAAGGGGCAGGGAAATTTCATTTCCTCTGCATATGGCCAACCAAATGCGAATCTGATTTCAATGGTACCCTCTTTTGATAAGGAAGATGATAATATACCAATGCAACCATCCTATCATAAGGCAGGGTGTAACATCACAGCAATGGCTCCTACACAAGATAAAGGAGAGTCCAGTATTCTATCTATGCATCAAAACTACAACAAGGGTGAGAGCAATACCATATCTTTCGGCAGCTTCAATGATGAACCTGAGACAAATCCCTCTGGCAATATTATTAGTGGCTATGACTTGTTGATGAATAATCAGAGTTCAGTACAAGCTTCAGAAGTGCCTAGCCAGGTAGAGTTAATTGAATCAAATCCAGCATCAAATGTAAATACTGCCCCTAAAAATATTAGTAGAACTGATACCAACCCAAAGCAGAAAGAATCAAAGACAGCTAAAAAGGTTTCTTCCAACAATTTCCCTTCCAATGTCAAAAGTTTGTTGTCAACTGGTATGCTTGATGGGGTTGTTGTGAAGTATGTTTCCTGGTCGCGGGAG AAAAGTCTTAAAGGGTACATACAAGGGACTGGGTATATGTGTGGCTGTAAAGACTGCAACTTTAAGAAa GCTTTGAATGCATATGAGTTTGAGCACCATGCTAATTGCAAGACCAAACACCCCAACAATCATATTTACTTTGAGAATGGAAAGACCATCTATGCTGTTGTTCAAGAGCTCAAGAACACTCCACAGGAGAGGCTTTTTGATGTAATTCAAAATGTGACAGGGTCTCAAATCAATCAGAAGAACTTTCGCATCTGGAAAG CATCATATCAAGCTGCCACCCGCGAACTTCAGCGTATCTATGGAAAGGACAATGCTGTTGTGTCATCTTGA
- the LOC121202940 gene encoding uncharacterized protein DDB_G0283357 isoform X3 has product MSFQQKGFWMPRDDACLTDGDMNYDNSSRSEPKRGHDWFTDAAAPDLFSNKKQAIESVDNRPVSGIADINVSPWHTGSFQSVSGQFSDRLFGSEPMQTVNLVDRNISSIDSGNMNMGRKDFEDQYVNSSSMGLSISQTGEDASCLNFGGIRKVKVNQVKDSTNGMPASMGQPYSRGVNGLVSMSTAYSTSCNNAISLDLPYGSGDENTISMGPTFTKEDGNFIAMGHTFNKRAGDFISMGHNYNKGNESILSVGLPFDKEDGNFISMGQSYGKGDANLTSLSPSYGKGQGNFISSAYGQPNANLISMVPSFDKEDDNIPMQPSYHKAGCNITAMAPTQDKGESSILSMHQNYNKGESNTISFGSFNDEPETNPSGNIISGYDLLMNNQSSVQASEVPSQKSLKGYIQGTGYMCGCKDCNFKKALNAYEFEHHANCKTKHPNNHIYFENGKTIYAVVQELKNTPQERLFDVIQNVTGSQINQKNFRIWKASYQAATRELQRIYGKDNAVVSS; this is encoded by the exons ATG TCTTTCCAGCAAAAAGGTTTTTGGATGCCAAGAGATGATGCATGTCTAACTGATGGAGACATGAATTATGATAATTCTTCAAGATCTGAACCAAAGCGTGGTCATGACTGGTTTACCGATGCTGCTGCACCAGATTTGTTCAGCAACAAGAAGCAAGCTATAGAATCAGTTGACAACCGGCCAGTTTCAGGAATTGCAGACATCAATGTTTCTCCTTGGCACACTGGTTCCTTTCAGTCAGTTTCTGGCCAATTCAGTGACCGCCTATTTGGATCTGAGCCTATGCAAACTGTCAACCTAGTTGATAGGAACATTTCTTCTATTGATAGTGGAAACATGAATATGGGAAGAAAGGATTTTGAGGATCAATATGTTAATAGCTCATCAATGGGTTTGTCTATATCTCAAACCGGTGAAGATGCCTCGTGTCTCAATTTTGGAGGAATAAGGAAAGTTAAAGTTAACCAAGTTAAGGATTCCACCAATGGCATGCCAGCATCCATGGGACAGCCATATAGTAGAGGTGTTAATGGCTTGGTTTCAATGTCTACTGCTTACAGTACAAGTTGTAACAATGCTATATCGCTGGACCTTCCTTATGGTAGCGGAGATGAAAATACCATCTCAATGGGCCCCACATTTACAAAGGAAGATGGCAATTTTATTGCAATGGGGCACACCTTTAACAAGAGAGCTGGTGACTTCATATCAATGGGCCACAATTACAACAAGGGAAATGAGAGTATCTTGTCAGTAGGTCTGCCTTTCGACAAGGAAGATGGCAATTTTATTTCAATGGGTCAGTCATATGGCAAGGGAGATGCCAATTTAACTTCATTGAGCCCTTCCTATGGTAAGGGGCAGGGAAATTTCATTTCCTCTGCATATGGCCAACCAAATGCGAATCTGATTTCAATGGTACCCTCTTTTGATAAGGAAGATGATAATATACCAATGCAACCATCCTATCATAAGGCAGGGTGTAACATCACAGCAATGGCTCCTACACAAGATAAAGGAGAGTCCAGTATTCTATCTATGCATCAAAACTACAACAAGGGTGAGAGCAATACCATATCTTTCGGCAGCTTCAATGATGAACCTGAGACAAATCCCTCTGGCAATATTATTAGTGGCTATGACTTGTTGATGAATAATCAGAGTTCAGTACAAGCTTCAGAAGTGCCTAGCCAG AAAAGTCTTAAAGGGTACATACAAGGGACTGGGTATATGTGTGGCTGTAAAGACTGCAACTTTAAGAAa GCTTTGAATGCATATGAGTTTGAGCACCATGCTAATTGCAAGACCAAACACCCCAACAATCATATTTACTTTGAGAATGGAAAGACCATCTATGCTGTTGTTCAAGAGCTCAAGAACACTCCACAGGAGAGGCTTTTTGATGTAATTCAAAATGTGACAGGGTCTCAAATCAATCAGAAGAACTTTCGCATCTGGAAAG CATCATATCAAGCTGCCACCCGCGAACTTCAGCGTATCTATGGAAAGGACAATGCTGTTGTGTCATCTTGA
- the LOC121202940 gene encoding uncharacterized protein isoform X1 codes for MSFQQKGFWMPRDDACLTDGDMNYDNSSRSEPKRGHDWFTDAAAPDLFSNKKQAIESVDNRPVSGIADINVSPWHTGSFQSVSGQFSDRLFGSEPMQTVNLVDRNISSIDSGNMNMGRKDFEDQYVNSSSMGLSISQTGEDASCLNFGGIRKVKVNQVKDSTNGMPASMGQPYSRGVNGLVSMSTAYSTSCNNAISLDLPYGSGDENTISMGPTFTKEDGNFIAMGHTFNKRAGDFISMGHNYNKGNESILSVGLPFDKEDGNFISMGQSYGKGDANLTSLSPSYGKGQGNFISSAYGQPNANLISMVPSFDKEDDNIPMQPSYHKAGCNITAMAPTQDKGESSILSMHQNYNKGESNTISFGSFNDEPETNPSGNIISGYDLLMNNQSSVQASEVPSQVELIESNPASNVNTAPKNISRTDTNPKQKESKTAKKVSSNNFPSNVKSLLSTGMLDGVVVKYVSWSREKSLKGYIQGTGYMCGCKDCNFKKALNAYEFEHHANCKTKHPNNHIYFENGKTIYAVVQELKNTPQERLFDVIQNVTGSQINQKNFRIWKASYQAATRELQRIYGKDNAVVSS; via the exons ATG TCTTTCCAGCAAAAAGGTTTTTGGATGCCAAGAGATGATGCATGTCTAACTGATGGAGACATGAATTATGATAATTCTTCAAGATCTGAACCAAAGCGTGGTCATGACTGGTTTACCGATGCTGCTGCACCAGATTTGTTCAGCAACAAGAAGCAAGCTATAGAATCAGTTGACAACCGGCCAGTTTCAGGAATTGCAGACATCAATGTTTCTCCTTGGCACACTGGTTCCTTTCAGTCAGTTTCTGGCCAATTCAGTGACCGCCTATTTGGATCTGAGCCTATGCAAACTGTCAACCTAGTTGATAGGAACATTTCTTCTATTGATAGTGGAAACATGAATATGGGAAGAAAGGATTTTGAGGATCAATATGTTAATAGCTCATCAATGGGTTTGTCTATATCTCAAACCGGTGAAGATGCCTCGTGTCTCAATTTTGGAGGAATAAGGAAAGTTAAAGTTAACCAAGTTAAGGATTCCACCAATGGCATGCCAGCATCCATGGGACAGCCATATAGTAGAGGTGTTAATGGCTTGGTTTCAATGTCTACTGCTTACAGTACAAGTTGTAACAATGCTATATCGCTGGACCTTCCTTATGGTAGCGGAGATGAAAATACCATCTCAATGGGCCCCACATTTACAAAGGAAGATGGCAATTTTATTGCAATGGGGCACACCTTTAACAAGAGAGCTGGTGACTTCATATCAATGGGCCACAATTACAACAAGGGAAATGAGAGTATCTTGTCAGTAGGTCTGCCTTTCGACAAGGAAGATGGCAATTTTATTTCAATGGGTCAGTCATATGGCAAGGGAGATGCCAATTTAACTTCATTGAGCCCTTCCTATGGTAAGGGGCAGGGAAATTTCATTTCCTCTGCATATGGCCAACCAAATGCGAATCTGATTTCAATGGTACCCTCTTTTGATAAGGAAGATGATAATATACCAATGCAACCATCCTATCATAAGGCAGGGTGTAACATCACAGCAATGGCTCCTACACAAGATAAAGGAGAGTCCAGTATTCTATCTATGCATCAAAACTACAACAAGGGTGAGAGCAATACCATATCTTTCGGCAGCTTCAATGATGAACCTGAGACAAATCCCTCTGGCAATATTATTAGTGGCTATGACTTGTTGATGAATAATCAGAGTTCAGTACAAGCTTCAGAAGTGCCTAGCCAGGTAGAGTTAATTGAATCAAATCCAGCATCAAATGTAAATACTGCCCCTAAAAATATTAGTAGAACTGATACCAACCCAAAGCAGAAAGAATCAAAGACAGCTAAAAAGGTTTCTTCCAACAATTTCCCTTCCAATGTCAAAAGTTTGTTGTCAACTGGTATGCTTGATGGGGTTGTTGTGAAGTATGTTTCCTGGTCGCGGGAG AAAAGTCTTAAAGGGTACATACAAGGGACTGGGTATATGTGTGGCTGTAAAGACTGCAACTTTAAGAAa GCTTTGAATGCATATGAGTTTGAGCACCATGCTAATTGCAAGACCAAACACCCCAACAATCATATTTACTTTGAGAATGGAAAGACCATCTATGCTGTTGTTCAAGAGCTCAAGAACACTCCACAGGAGAGGCTTTTTGATGTAATTCAAAATGTGACAGGGTCTCAAATCAATCAGAAGAACTTTCGCATCTGGAAAG CATCATATCAAGCTGCCACCCGCGAACTTCAGCGTATCTATGGAAAGGACAATGCTGTTGTGTCATCTTGA